The Peromyscus leucopus breed LL Stock chromosome 10, UCI_PerLeu_2.1, whole genome shotgun sequence genome segment tatcacatttccaaaaggaaaattttcatcaatccttccaaatgtttgtttctgctgttcttatagacatataatgcaaatagtctttttgtagctggctttggagttggagcgaggctctctccttttctaaacccaagcatgattgttaaaggaaaatccaaaatctctgtctcatgtcagaagagccacctgatatggatcagaagaaaaatcaaatttaagggactattctattgccaataatttcataattctttggttttattttaactctttataactttttttaaggtacaaatattatctaaaattttataatatatatatatatatatatatatatatatatattaaacttttatcACAATATTAATAATGGTCCTATAGAGAACTAACTAATTCTGGAAAAAGACTTCATCTGTCTTCCTGTATaggattttgggtttgagtctctaccacataactaggaattaagtttttgtactcttaATGTATATcacaaattatggtcctttaacaTCTTTGAGATATGCTGcataagacatttaaaatgtttaagttttctgcagtgaaccatgaccatgcctaacagaagtctccaaaaggagcaTGGGGACCCATAATAATAGTTCCACCTGGATAAGCAGGCAACATCACAGAAAGATCATCTTTGGACTAGAAACtcctcaggacaatttcaaggtggctagctgagatggtccagccttagagactactctagccaggacatgagataagccctgcacttttccaTTACACAGACACCGGAcagcaaatgatacagctagctctcccaggacttgacagttgtcacattttctcagggtcccctaaagatgccattgcccctagacaacaggaagtaattttaacaACACAATGCCTATATTCCTAAGAGGCATGGTGGTAGGTTTtgggtcattcagtgggttaggATATTTGTCACTGTTTATGGgcgttggttacaagttgttattggcaatggtcaggaaaaaagctgagcaaaggagattagattcaaggatcttattctaaaaagaaaaaggggatataaaaaattgataggataaaagggtagattactgaatctacttttaaaccaaaaaaaaataattgctagtcttaaatattttacattggtatggatttttgtatacgaTACAAATTTCaagttacttttgttatactattcatatgtttctactcttgtttaagatgtttttgtatattaatacaaatttaatgttattttgttaGAATCTACTGTGCATATGTTTCTACTGTttttcaaggtattgtacctatacaactcatttaagaATGTAATgtaatttctagtccttgaaagttattattataaactatttaggatagtAAAGAAATGCAAGctaatagttagtcatctattaCAATCAAagttgtagtcatattaggtacattttcaaggtcaaaaaagatatattttagatagacaggtggtcttcaatcACTTCAGAgctctacaaaatatggcatttaagatgttttaataacataagattttttttttatgaaattgagaCATGTctccaatctacttcagagagatgatggtcattgaagaaactccttatagaGTTTTCTTTCGTTGTGGCAAAACTTAGCCACTGcccaagaaagtgcccttgcctcaactgctgacagtattctgctgtggtatgtctttctgtatgctgtgaatatgtgttgctatcatAGATTGATAaacaaagctgtttggccaatggcaagtcAGAATAAGCTTAGGTAGTACactcaaactgaagatggagatggagaaaCGAGGAGTCAGAGCACATGCTgcaagccacccaagaagcaagatgtgaaagaactTGTAAGCCATGGGCCATTAGTGATTAACTGATATattaatacatagattaatagaaatgggttaatttaagtataagagctagctagtaataagcctgagccatcagccaaacatttatgattaataaaagcctctgagtgattgttttaataGTGGCTACAGGACAGGGCAGGGTAGAAAAGCCTCTGGTTGAATATGGTAACCAACATTTGGCAACTCAATTcaaataaaacctgagaaagctttttaaaaggtTCCAAAACAGAGCCAAGAGCGGCTTCCTAGTTCACATCTCTCACACAGGCTGCTGTACAGAGATGTGTCCCTTGGCCACAGCATGGTAGAGCTACAACATGGTAGTTTTCTGCTGGCTCATATGGGTTGTGGTACAAGTGTATGCTGTGTGGAGGGTTTAAGGCTTTTGCTCAGACAGATAAAAAGGGTAAAAGATACACAGTATAAAGAGgtccagacagaaaaacctctaaacaggttccagtaTGTTGTACAATGTGCATAGActtaagagagaaataaacagGGTATAGACAGTTAtagaaaggaataaataatttaaaaaataatataataaagtctttaaagaaagaagtaaaatattaaaaaagaataagccatgaagagatggaaaatacacagggagtctgaatCCTGTATATTGTTGTGTTGATTTGGAATTTTTGATAGCTGATGAGCAAGAGACAGCCACTGGGAGACATGGTATTGAAAGAAAGACTGATGAAATATagcaacttaaatattttaagaatgccttaactttaaagcagaagttaaaaaaatgtatttgtaaaatgGAACTTAAAAGGTTCATTGCTTTAGAGAagcagttttgcttttgtttccacaggaaacaagaagcTGTGGTTTTGTTCTAGGTTAAGATAGGCCAGGTTTTATCAAGCAAGActtcctgaatcttgacaggtgattcctatcaacaaaggttatagatGGTCTCCCCAGGaattggccattatctcaaaatttctcAGGATCCttataagattgccagtgcccccaatcaacaggaagtcaTCTAAATAACTATGCTCAAACTCCCagaatattgtttatgaatgtttgttttcatttaagggggGGTTGGTTATCAAAAAAtagtaaattattgaatctactttaatccaagtGACAACTGTTAACCTCAAAATATTTTGAcaatggtatggattttggtttattgaatcaaatttaaagtcaattttattatactgtttatatatatatatttctactcttgtttaaggcattatgcttatgcagctcatttaaaaatgtaatggataatgaaaatacagattaatagttaatcatctataatagtcaaacttatagccatattagttatgttttctaggtatacagaaatatatgtgaattagatagatagtcttcaaacttcaaagacctacagaatatggcatttaaaatgttttaagaacttataCTTCTCTCGACAGTGAGagatatctgctcctggcagtaccaattacttcaaagaagatgatggacatcaaagaaactccttatggagtttgcttttaatgTGACAAAGCTAgacatttggacaagaaactacTCTTGCCCAGAAACtactgcttgacagtatgctgtataaactggacatgcagaacccacaggaaagtgactgcaaAACTTTGCccaaacaaggtgagatggtccttcagttgcctgcttcacaaaagaaactgccagacattctgcaggacagaGGGGAAAGCAACTTATGGACTTTGCCAAAATAAgcaggacaatccttcaaatttcctgcttcactgaaaagtttgctGGATACTCtaggtctataggctgaagatggagaTCCCAATGTTACAGTAGAACATTatgtgattgtccaggcagccagatgtctctgtcatttctagagttttgtaAGTTGCTTGCAATTCACTTcttgtttattcaggtaatattatatccttcttgggtctttgatggagttgaagactagataagtataattacagttttcctgaGTTGTgataaaaaagttaaattaaatataaaacttttaacTCACCAGGATAGGATAGATAActaaatatattctttaattttgtcaaatacaaatatactagatactgtaactgtaattcttacttgataactgttttgttatatgcaattttactatgttaaaaagaaaaccttctgccaggtggtggtggcacacacctttagtcccagaactcaggaggcagaaccaggaggatctctatgagtttgaggccagcctgggctacagagtgagttccaggaaaggcgcaaagctacacaaagaaaccctgtctcaaaaaatcaaaaaaagaaaaaaagaaagaaagagagagagagagaaagaaagaaagaaagaaaagaaaagaaaagaaaaaatcttcctttttaattagacagaatgtgagatgtctttttgtatgttgtgaatatgtgttactctcattggttgataaataaagctgtttggtcaatcgtgaggcagaataaggttaggcagtacactCAAACTGacgatggagatgaagaagggcagagtcagagcagaCACTGCAAGCTatccaagaagcaagatgtgaaagaatgGGTAAGCCACGGGCcatgtgacaatacatagattaatagaaatgggttaatttaaatgtaagagcaagCTAGTAACaggcctgagccatcagccaaacatttataattaatataagcctctgagtgattatttttaaagtagctGCAGGACCATGCAGGACAGAAAACACTCTGGTTATAGTATAATGCCTAATTGGACAaggaggacacaaaagaaaatgtctgCTGAACTtttccaaaattcctgcttcacagaaaagtttgtcagatactcttggcctataggccaaagatggatgccccaaagttacaGAAGAACAATGGATGACTGTCTCGTCAGCCAGTTGTTTCTGTAACTTCGTAggtttggaagttgtttgttctgcacttcctgtttactcaataatatatccttctcagatgtctgatgtagttgaagactagatagttatagatatacatttccttgttaccaaattcagaaaagaaactcacaaaagagatgtaaagtgtatttatttagacaaaaagggggaaatgatgtgtgatattttgcttgtgttctgacaaataaagcttgcttagactcagagggcagagctggccactagctgatcaaaattaaccatagagatttAGAAGACTGTAGACAGATAGGAGATAGGAAGGGTTAtggagggctgagagaggatctcggCCCTTGTGGAGGAAGGGACGGAAGTGGTAGGAGGCAACTGGtagctgctcccctgcttctctgatctttcaggttcttaccccgatATCTAACTCCTGATATTTTATTGACAAAGAATAATTAGTTAGGGCTTCAGTCACCAACTTCCAGCTGATATAAGTCTTGCATGATTCTACATAACAGTGATGGCAATCTATAATTCTGTACTCCATCAGCTTGGACTTAAGGcttaaaacataagaaaacacatttatttcagtttaactatttttttttatttgtgagtctTTAGGTGTTATCTTCAGTGACCTCATAATTCTTAGAATTGCTTTAATTTCTTCATATAGTTTTGTATATATCCAAACACAATCAAAAGGTTACCTACTTGCCAATCTCAAAGCATCTTTATATTTGTTGATCTTTGAACCACCAAGAAAacatttatattgtaatatgaATATCTAAATATGGAgacatcaaattatttttattagagaTCTTTGAATACTATAACAGGACAATGCTTATgttatatataagaaaaatgttGTTTTGCTGTCAAAATAATTTGCTGTCAGAAATTAAATTGATatggaagtttaaaaaaagagagaaagaaattaaatctcAGCATTCAAAAGACGTCTACTTCTACTGACAGGCAAACCAGCAGAAACTGGAGGATAAATTGAAGAATGTTCCAATTTCAGATACAAGAAAAGGAAGCATCTCAGAGCTCTTCTCTAAACTTGAGGGTGCATTCCTTCATTTGCTGCTCATAGTGCTCATCAAATTTCTCCCTCAGTGCTACTGTGAAGTGGTTCTTCCAGTCCCCTACGATTCCTGTAATGAAACAGGTAGAAGTCAGGAGTGTAAACTCTTTGAGCCAGAATCATCAGATTTTTCTATCCTCTGTATCTTTCATAAATAATGTGAAATTTCCTCCTAATATTCAGTTTTCCCAATAAAAGATATAAGTATCACACTGTTTTATttcacaaaaatatatttgtctttattgTCTTGacaatttgtctttaaaattccTATTGACACATTTTCTCCTCCCTGAACTACTTCAAATGagctttcttctttgatttttctctgttaTAGTGGGTTTTCTATAATGAGATTAATGGTATAATGACTATCAAATTATTGAATATCATCTTTGCCCTAATACATCTCTCAAATCTAGACTTAGGCATTCCTATCCTATTACTTACATGACATTACTACCTGGATACTATATAAAAATCCTTAATTTGAGATATACAAGTTGACTATATCCCACCAGGTAGTGCTTctatttaaataagtaaaatttccTTTCATTGTGTTTTGAtattattggtaaatagaattGTGATTGAATTCCTACCTTAGTTATTTACTTTTCAAAACTTTCTGTCACTTATACAAGGAAAATATGACTGACTTTTCTGAACTCGTTTTTCATCTCAAAATGCGAGAGTAAATTCATTTTCCTATTTAGAAATCATAACCTATGGAGATAATATGTAAAAGGCATATGGTATACACCCAAGAGACAAAGACCTAGTTAATGACAGCTGGTGCACTATGATATCATTACTGATGCTGAGACTAAGGTGTCAGCCATATGCTCAAAATAATACGCTTCTCAAATGGAAGAAACAAGTAACAGAAATTCATTATTAGTAAATATGGTCTTGAATATATTAATAGTGTTTAATGCCTCTGCACAATTTACAATTCAATAATAATATTCATGATAAAAGAGTTGTAAAGAAAACATATGTTAATTATTCAGGGTAAATAAAATTGACTAGACTTAAGTCATGGCAACTTAGACCTTTTAACCAAAAGCCATGTGACTTTCTCACCTTTTCTCATGAAAGTCGAAActttgtgagtcatcatgtcCTCTGGCATTGTTGTATAATTGGTAGATGGATTGTTCCTCATCTCCTGGAATGAAGTGTGATGAATGATCTTATCTATGAGCTCCTCTGAGGGCTTCTTCCCTAGGAATTCTATCAATTTTATCACTTCTCTTCTGATATCCTATGGAGAaataaagtgatttaaaaatcaagttgacaaaattggTGAAGGTATTAGgctaaaaatgaaagagaatattACATTGCATCTGGTCACATTGGAATTAAATttataatgaagaaaacaaactatTCTAAGCAATTCTTCCTCATCCAGAAATAGATGCAAGACACTTCAAAAGTTGTTAGGCCTAAATGAGAGGACTTGTAAAGTGTTGATTGTAGttctttcaaatttctttctttctgtttatttattcttccatagatagtacatgtatgtgttttgtgCAAGCAAGTTTGCATAAAAGCAGATAAGTCTGCATACACTTGTATTTGAGTGTGTGAAAACCAGAAAATTGTAGTTATATGACTTCTTCTATAGCtgtccactttatttttctgaggcAGAATATCACCCTCAACACAGAGCTAACTTTTCTGTAAGTTCACCCTGTGTGTTTGACTCTGGTAACCTCTATTTCCATAGCACTAAGAATAGGTGCAGGCTTCCATACAGATCTGATTTTATTTAAGTGCCAGgtatctgaactccagtccttaaGCTTACATAGCAATGACTTATCCACTGACATCTCCCCGgggaattttttaaagttatttttattctttttgaggcAAGCCTTGATATTCTGCTCAAACATGGCTTGAATTCCTAACTACCTGTCTCAGTCTCATAAATTCTGGAATTACAGCTATAAGCTACCATGCCTAGATATTATATTCTCATACATGGTATATGTACAgtgaatttcatatataaaagttataAATCCTAAGACTACAGTGTCTAGTGAAAGATGAAGCTTAGTAATTATCAATTCAATCAATTCTTTTTGCAAATTTTATCTTTAGAAAATTTTTGACTCTTgccttaaaatgtatttgttcacTAACCATTTTTACTTACTAGATTCAAGTTTGACTTAATCAAAGTAGAAtatcatgtttttccttttatatttctgAAAGTGGTTGCTGTTATGTTTCTAGTGATAGTATTGTATCCAGAGTATTGTCAGACGCTAAGAGTATATTAAAAACTACTAGAATGCTCATGTGTCTTCCATTTCTTACCTCTATCATGTcttcataaaacacaaataatatacGTGAATTCTTACTTTTTTTCCACCAAGATTTTACGTGATCATACCACGAACCATACAAAACTGAAATTAGAAGAAACAAATGTACAGATATTACATCATCATTTTGCAACTTGATAGAAGTATTCAAATTGTTAGGACAAAATGATCGTAGAATGAGAGCTAACAGGCAATTACACTTATTAAGAAGAGTTCTGTTCAGTAATGATGCAAAAATTGTTGAATAATTTACAGAAACATGTTGTTAGTTTTAGCATCATGATATGTATTATGATAAGGAGAAAAGATAAGAAAGCAACTCAATTTAGAGCAATGAGAGCATAGGttaaactggtgtgtgtgtgtgtgtgtgtatgtgtgtgtgtgtgtgtgtgtgtgtgtgtgtacatctgtgtgtgagatacacacacacagtgggggagaATGTAGTAATTATTACAACAGTGGCAATTTGGATTGTGAAAGTGTTCTCATAGAGAcaatttctgtctctcttccataAAGTTAGATTTTAGATACCATGAGATATGACAAATGctgtctcttcccttttcttctcttaccCTCACAGAACAACTTTATCAAATCCAAGGCTAACAGAGTGGTACAAACATGTATGAGTGGCCACTAGATGTGGCATTGACCTATGGTGTACTTTCCTGTGTTTGATGCCACAATCAAAGTTTCTTAAGAGAAGACCCACAGTAATTTTAATAACAATCTAGTTCATCCTCTTTTTAAAGatatacattatttttctctttatttcatagAGAAACTTAACAATCTTGAGgcatatattttattcatagtgtcctagaatacatttttttctgcaaatCACAAATATCCAATGAACAACATTATCTCATATGGAtataaagtgtttttctttcagcTGTCCCTATACAATTCACATAGCTTATTTAATGAGGGGTAAACCCTTTGTTGCCCCTTCATCTTCAAATGTAAACACTCAGTTGCTTTAGTCAGAATGTCAATGGAATGATAAAATTTCCATAATATGTGCTCAGATAACTCTTCATTGTTCagggaaattaaaatgaaagtgttCAGTCTACATGCCTAGTGAAATAAGTAAGAGCTTTATAGGTATTTAGAGTATTTGTAAATACCTACATCAGGCTTCATTTAATCCCCTGGCATTTTAATTGGAAAGGAATGAATCATGCTTTTATCCCCTCACATGCTTTTTGTTCAACCATATTACAACAACATGTTCTAAAACAtttggaaaacataaaaatgtatgttAGAGATGGAACATGCTAACTCACAGACTTATAGAGGGGAAACTACCACCCCTAACCCAAAAAACTTGATCAATGCATTTACTTATTGGCATTATAATGAAATTACTAGAGTCTCTAATTTTCCATCCTCCTCACATACACAAATCTACCATCACTCTAAGCATCAGTGCTTTTAGAAtttgggtaatattatatccctTAGAAACCTTATATtctacttctgtgtgtgtgtgtgtgtgtgtgtgtgtgtgtgtgtatacatatatatgtatgtatgtgtgttatttaAACATATCATATTCCTGCTTATATGTATTTGTATCATCTTataatcatattatattttatttatgttacattCTATTTCTGTTTACTCATATTGCATTAATCTgttgtacatatttatatatttatttatattacatttctctttatatatgtttatattatatcaCATTCTATCTCTGTTTATGTATACTATATTATAGTTctgtttttacatatttatattatttctgcttatattaattcatttattttccttcatgcagaatagtatttttcttgtttgtttatttgttttttggaacAGCATTTGTTTTGTCCTGCTTTTGGGGAAAGTAATCCAAAGAAGACAAGTTTCTCTTACCTTGTCCTTGCATAAATTTTTCCACAAATTCTGAAAAGGATTCAGGATTTGGATAGCTCACTATCATTAGGAAAAAGTAATAATAAGAAACCACCACATCCTTGGCATTCCGGCAAATATAGATCATCTAGAGGACAAAATAAGGTGTTAAATCGCTGACTGGATTTTCAAAACTACCTTGTCATCAAGTTTTAAAGATTCATGTTTCCAACAACTAACATAATATAAATCCATTGTGGAAAAAAGATTCAAATATGAACATTTGACAGAAAAAACAGACCATAGTATTTTAAGTTGAGGCAGCGTCTGCTCTGTGTCCTGGCTTGCCTTTAGTCTTACCCTGCTAGGAAATGTATTCCATGGTCTGAGGTAGCAGCACCGTTTCCAGTGTTGTTCAATGTCTGCTCCTGCTTTTTATTTGTATGACATAACCACTGTCAAAAAAATTGAGCCAACCAGATGCTTTCcccaattttataaataaaataatgaaacttaAATTGATTCAAGTATAGTAGTATTGAAAATAAATCAATGCAAATAAGGAAGTTGATAGATCACTCAGTCAAAAGTTCAATTTTCTGTTCTTTAGACTGTATTACAATTTAGATCCTAAGACAAAACACCCTGTAGCTTCATCACTTGCACTTAGAAAAATGCAATTATGTttacatatttgtatttaaatccATATCTCAAAGTTCTCTACTTTCTCTATCTAGGCCCACCTTGAGGTAATCCCCTTCATTGTTTGATAATAAAAGTGACCACTCCTGCCCCTGAGGAATGTGATTAGAGGAAAGTACAATCTGTATCTTGACTCACTGACTTTCCATTCTTACATAGCAGATAAACACCAGGGGATGGGCAAATCAGGAAGCTGCGGTGTTAGCTGTTGTTTCTAGAGTTAACACAACAAAACTTTATCCTGCAAAGGCCTCATCTCTTTGTACTCCAATATTTTCACcactggcacagccatatctgaatggaatggcagaagtcataaagccaccACATCTGCTTGTCAAatatccagcagagctgagccccGTGATGGCTGCCAttccacctttggttttcatctccacctgttacatacttggggtacttttaatatttgtacaatttgaagATGTTgaattgatggaaaattccttatgaatcatttatgccttctcccaggaatgctgcttatcCAGGAAAGTCCTAAACATACTGTTCccccactttgagggagatacccttatctacttgaaggtcttccttacgccttggaggttgtgatacataaagaagaaaccagaggtctcttcatgaggctatgaggcATTCTTGTAACATCTGTCCCTctacttacactggaacaagacattcaaaacaaaataaacttaaaaaggtcaacaagattcagtgggctagaggaattgtccacagttcagattacaagcttcttcccactgtacactcagacaataacttggcatacaactctgccctacatagagacatattgatgagcaaagtatggagtggaaagatgatgaaagtatgagatgttaggacctccctctcttagaagttagctcatgtagagccactataatgtcataagaccaaagaacaacagaatgcgaggattagacatatagacaaattctataaggatataaatgtgaacattgattgtattatgccagaatttaaatAACTGCAGCActtttagcctgaggattttt includes the following:
- the LOC114689639 gene encoding sulfotransferase 1E1 is translated as MGTSRPEDYEIFVEFHGVLMDRRFTKYWDDVETFLARPDDIVIATYPKSGTTWVSEIVYMIYKEGDVEKCKEDTIFNRVPYLECRDEELINGVRQLKEKESPRIVKTHLPPKLLPASFWEKNCKMIYICRNAKDVVVSYYYFFLMIVSYPNPESFSEFVEKFMQGQVLYGSWYDHVKSWWKKSKNSRILFVFYEDMIEDIRREVIKLIEFLGKKPSEELIDKIIHHTSFQEMRNNPSTNYTTMPEDMMTHKVSTFMRKGIVGDWKNHFTVALREKFDEHYEQQMKECTLKFREEL